A genomic window from Ruminiclostridium cellulolyticum H10 includes:
- a CDS encoding single-stranded DNA-binding protein has protein sequence MNNVSLVGRLTKDVDLRYTTKKMRAVGSFTLAVDRDLRKVTNGKTADFIPIVTWGKTAEFASKYFSKGHRIALQGSIHTRVWEDEDKNRHYVTEVVADRVFFADAKQREFDEPGEEELKEAKYEQEIEELDEEVLSGDKA, from the coding sequence ATGAATAATGTCAGTCTTGTGGGAAGGTTAACAAAGGATGTTGATCTTAGGTATACCACCAAAAAAATGAGAGCGGTGGGATCATTTACGTTAGCTGTAGACCGGGATCTCAGAAAAGTAACAAATGGTAAAACCGCAGATTTTATACCGATTGTTACCTGGGGAAAAACTGCTGAGTTTGCAAGCAAGTACTTTTCAAAGGGTCACCGTATAGCCCTTCAGGGAAGCATACATACTAGGGTTTGGGAAGATGAGGATAAAAACAGGCACTATGTTACCGAAGTTGTCGCAGACAGGGTATTTTTTGCTGATGCAAAGCAAAGGGAATTCGATGAACCGGGTGAGGAGGAGTTGAAAGAGGCTAAATATGAACAGGAAATAGAAGAATTAGACGAGGAAGTTTTATCAGGAGATAAAGCGTAA
- the spoVT gene encoding stage V sporulation protein T, producing MKATGIVRRIDDLGRVVIPKEIRRTLRIREGDPLEIFTDKEGEVILKKYSPIGELSDFATQYAESLHKTSGHITCITDRDTVIAVSGASKKEFLEKQLSSDVEKTIEEKTTLLIKSPEEKSISILAEENGERKYTSQVVSPIISEGDPIGAVIMLSTDANVRMGEVEAKLAQSAAGFLGKQMEQ from the coding sequence TTGAAAGCAACTGGGATAGTTAGACGTATAGACGATTTAGGAAGAGTTGTAATACCAAAAGAAATAAGAAGAACCTTGAGAATTAGAGAGGGAGATCCTCTGGAAATATTCACTGATAAGGAAGGGGAGGTTATTTTAAAGAAATATTCTCCGATTGGAGAACTCAGTGATTTTGCTACACAGTACGCAGAGTCATTGCATAAGACCAGCGGGCACATTACTTGTATTACTGATAGAGACACAGTAATTGCAGTATCCGGTGCATCAAAAAAAGAATTTCTTGAAAAGCAGCTCAGCTCTGATGTTGAGAAAACTATAGAGGAGAAAACTACACTACTTATAAAATCTCCTGAAGAAAAATCGATTTCTATTTTGGCAGAAGAAAATGGTGAAAGGAAATATACCTCACAGGTTGTTTCACCAATCATTTCTGAAGGTGATCCGATAGGAGCGGTAATAATGCTTTCTACGGATGCAAATGTGAGAATGGGAGAAGTTGAAGCAAAGCTCGCACAATCTGCTGCGGGATTTTTAGGAAAGCAAATGGAACAATAG